Genomic window (Salvelinus namaycush isolate Seneca unplaced genomic scaffold, SaNama_1.0 Scaffold10, whole genome shotgun sequence):
AAAGAAGAACAGGATGTTCAAGTGAAAGAAGAGGAAATACCGTTTGTTGTGAAAAAGGAAGAGGGGATCGAGGCTGTCACAGTGAAAGAGGAGGTAGAAcctttcagaatgaaaaaggaagaggatgctatcacattggaagaagaggagcaaccgtttggagtgaaagaggaggagactgaAGATCCGATTAACAcaagtgagtactgtcttaaaaacaggggcacaaactatgcagttgttgaaccAATATGTGGTTTTAAATAGGCATTCTGGTGACCTCAATTTGAGTGTAGTTTGTATTCAGAGTTCGCTCGTCAATTGCTCTCCGACAGAAGATCCTAGGATGATGAGTGAGTGATATGTCTGAAATCATATGACGGTCGAGAGCAAGCTACACCCTCTGTTTTTTACCGATAGTCAAACTCTTCCCTCTACAGAGCCCAAAACAAGGCAATATGCTCTTTTCTGGCCCTCCCAGAGCTCTACATTGAAAGAGGACATCAGACAAATACAGGAAGAATCTAGCGTGGCACCCATGAGTCCCAGACAGCTTGGTGGTGGTGATGTCGACGCCATTCACTGCAACGGAGAACGGGACATGAAGGACAACGATTGGTTTCCTAGCAACAGACTGGAGGCGGAGTCGGCTCCAGAGAAGTACAAGCCAGCGCAGAGGGAGGGTGGTGTGAGTATAGGATATAGGCTTATAGTATAAATTCATGAAGACTAACTATGTGCCTTTTGGTTGATATTTTTGTAgcttctgtaactttctcactcgtcattattcaccattcattcaggattatccgtaatcatggtggcatccacattaatgtagaagtgtttagaaacatattatattcttatttacaatagaagtgactccaaaatgatacAATACACTATTTACCATTATATTTGGCACAAAAGTATCTGAAACACTaccaaaacaaaacagaaaatgcatccaaCACGTTTGTAGAGTCATacgcttgatgtaatcattgtgtgctatgaatatgggacaaAATACGACcatttttactactttaatacacataaaaGTGAacttgtcccaatacttttggtcccctaaaatcaGGGGGACATTGTACAAAAAGTTGTGTAATTTCTAAACGattcacccaatatggatgaaaataccctcaaattagacatgacagtctgcactttaacctcatagtcattgtataatttcaaatccgaAGTGCTGGACtacaaagacaaaaaaacaacagcatgtgtcactgtcccaatactgttggagctcactgtatgtaaATGTACTTGGTAAATAGAGGTTCCTCCTCTTGGACTTTCTCCTCCAATGCATTTACAGCAGGAGGTCCAGAGAATGAGAGGATTCAATGATTCTCCTCCAATGCATTTATAGCAGGAGGTCCAGAGACTGAGAGGATTCAAGGATTCTTTTCCAGTGCATTTATAGCAGGAGGTCCAGAGAATGAGTGGATTCAAGGATTCTTCTCCAATGCATTTATAGCAGGAGGTCCAGAGAATGAGAGGATTCAAGGATTCTCCTCCAGTGCATTTATAGCAGGAGGTCCAGAGAATGAGAGAATTTTAAATTTGAGAATTTTAAATTCCTTGTCAGGTAGGAGAGTTTTTCCCACCCTAAATTGATTGTCTTTATTTTTGTGGTTTTCAGgacccatctctcccctcccctctccccgaGTCCCCAGGTTGTGCCTCTCCCGGTAGTGCCTTAATGTGGGGTCTGAAGAGGGTGTCTGTGCGGCTGGTGAACTGcaggaaaactccagggctgagtggaactgtgagagaaggagaagagggagattCAGATTCAATGTCATCAAGTAAGAACAACGGTGTGTGTGGATTagaccaggggttcccaaactttttcactggGGGGGGACATCCCGCGCCCCCTCCCTGCGCACACACACCATGtctttctatgggcacaagcaatgttcttgacacaaactgttcacacccctctcgTTTGGTGTAGAGAATTTTGCAGGTTTCAAACTACACATGTtgtcatggggtgcaaagaaaATGTAGCTGTTTTAAGTaacattttcttgcaattctatacattttgccatgtctaatgtgcaTTCAAATGATTAGAAAATTACAATAATATATGGGGCAAAAAAAAACGATATAAAaatatgttagctgacatgggctagttgatctggacatttctgactaATTATAAATAGCTTTCTAAGGTAAgtaatgactgacatgacaagaggaactgatggtGCAGGACCCAATTTCTATATTGCACTTTGTGTATtttactattacaactttcaagagtacattttaaagccggactgagttcctTTAAAGTCCCGCGCCCCACTCGATTAGACTACAATCTTCTTCGAAGGAGAGGGAAAAAAATATCACCACTCAACAGAAAGGGGGAACTAATCAGCCCTGGACAACCAGTAGGAAACAGGTGGgcttttaggaggggttctcaaagacactcATGGGAGTGTCAGCTGGAAGTTGAAAAAGCAACAAGAATCAGGGTCCTAATAGACACCCACCATAAGTGCCCACTAAATTTGTCCCAGAAAAGGCAAACCAAACTAAAAACCAACACCAACGTATAATATGGAGGTAAACACTAGTGGAGCAAACCACAGGGGAGAACACAACGTATTATATGGAGGTAAACACTAGTGGAGTAAACCACAGGGGAGAACACAACTTATAATATGGAGGTAAATACTAGTGGAGTAAACCACAGGGGAGAACACAACTTATAATATGGAGGTAAATACTAGTGGAGTAAACCACAGGGGAGAACACAACTTATAATATGGAGGTAAATACTAGTGGATCAAACCACAGGGGAGAACACAACTTATAATATGGAGGTAAATACTAGTGGAGTAAACCACAGGGGAGAACACAACTTATAATATGGAGGTAAACACTAGTGGATCAAACCACAGGGGAGAACACAACGTATAATATGGAGGTAAACACTAGTGGATCAAACCACAGGGGTGAACACAAGGGGAAAGGCTTTGTTTTGATCACACTCAAAGAGGAGGAGCTCAACCGCGGTAAAGCACTTCCAACATCTCTCACGCCAACTGGAGCGctgggccagccgctcttaaatatcaGCTGTGTCAGCACAGGTGAATCTAACGACTGACTAGCGAGACAACAGGTGAATCTAACACTGACTAGCGAGACAACAGGTGAATCTAACACTGACTAGCGAGACAACAGGTGAATCTAACACTGACTAGCGAGACAACAGGTGAATCTAACACTGACTAGCGAGACAACAGGTGAATCTAACACTGACTAGCGAGACAACAGGTGAATCTAACACTGACTAGCGAGACAACAGGTGAATCTAACGACTGACTAGCGAGACAACAGGTGAATCTAACGACTGACTAGCGAGACAACAGGTGAATCTAACACTGACTAGCGAGACAACAGGTGAATCTAACACTGACTAGCGAGACAACAGGTGAATCTAACACTGACTAGCGAGACAACAGGTGAATCTAACACTGACTAGCGAGACAACAGGTGAATCTAACGACTGACTAGCGAGACAACAGGTGAATCTAACGACTGACTAGCGAGACAACAGGTGAATCTAACGACTGACTAGCGAGACAACAGGTGCAACACATCCTGACCAACAAGGAGGGATTCCAATCAATCAAACAGAATCAACCTCGAAAAATGAAGTCGAGCCAAGCCTATAACAGGGGGCAACCTAACATCTCAGCAAAAATACAAACAAAACCCCAAAGTAGTATAATGTATAACAAAACCCCAAAGCCTATAACAGGGGGCAACTTAACATCTCATAGCAAAAATACAAACAAAACCCTGTTGGACATGTTTTGAGTTCTAACCCAGCTAATATTTGAAAGGATGTCTGTGTTCCTTGTAGTAAAAAGTGGCAAAATGTTTCATGTCTGAATTTCTTTGAATTGGTTTGAATGACATTCTACTTCGTTCAATTCAAATTCTGCTTATTGTGGGGTGTAGCCAATTCAAATTTCAATTCATGGGTTGAATTGAATTAATATTCAGAAATTCCAAATTAACCCCAACCCCTCCTGTGAGACCCTATGATCCGTAAACcagacatgatacagacaacatgttggtgtcattatactgtcagacctggGATCTGTAAATcagacatgatacagacaacatgttggtgtcattatactgtcagacctggGATCTGTAAACcagacatgatacagacaacatgttgtcattatactgtcagacctggGATCTGTAAACcagacatgatacagacaacatcttggtgtcattatactgtcagacctggGATCTGTAAACcagacatgatacagacaacatgttgtcattatactgtcagacctggGATCTGTAAACcagacatgatacagacaacatgttggtgtcattatactgtcagacctggGATCTGTAAACcagacatgatacagacaacatcttattgtcattatactgtcagacctggGATCTGTAAACcagacatgatacagacaacatgttgttgtcattatactgtcagacctggGATCTGTAAACcagacatgatacagacaacatcttggtgtcattatactgtcagacctggGATCTGTAAACcagacatgatacagacaacatcttggtgtcattatactgtcagacctggGATCTGTAAACcagacatgatacagacaacatgttggtgtcattatactgtcagacctggGATCTGTAAACcagacatgatacagacaacatcttggtgtcattatactgtcaga
Coding sequences:
- the LOC120035242 gene encoding uncharacterized protein LOC120035242, whose protein sequence is MEEVCWMEKEALRLNVVVKEEYDDITVKGEEEAFRMKKYKMEAITLKEEQDVQVKEEEIPFVVKKEEGIEAVTVKEEVEPFRMKKEEDAITLEEEEQPFGVKEEETEDPINTKPKTRQYALFWPSQSSTLKEDIRQIQEESSVAPMSPRQLGGGDVDAIHCNGERDMKDNDWFPSNRLEAESAPEKYKPAQREGGDPSLPSPLPESPGCASPGSALMWGLKRVSVRLVNCRKTPGLSGTVREGEEGDSDSMSSSKNNGVCGLDQGFPNFFTGGGHPAPPPCAHTPCLSMGTSNVLDTNCSHPSRLV